A single genomic interval of Lewinellaceae bacterium harbors:
- a CDS encoding TolC family protein, whose amino-acid sequence MSHRITLLLTGLMMIATQAAFAQNAWPLEKCIQYAQQNNLSTKQAQYSIQDAQLLNKLNQFSRLPNLSAQTSAGYQFGRTIDPTTNTFNNEAIGFNRISLDANMTVYDGNRITNSVKQSKIDLEAARLEAQATSNDISLNIAAAYLSILLAEEQLGNARKRLELSQGQLEQTDKLIRAGSLPPNDRLDFLAQIALEEQAIVESQNQVAIGYLNLKQLMEIDPNEEISIVRPETIEIPGDADPSAYRVNEVYTAALQTQPQIRAADLRLESAQLDEDIARAGMLPTLVLFANLNTNYSSIAQKPVFGLVRSTETVFINDMPVDIEFENEVPVKYENVSYSDQINENFGQAVGASLSIPIYSNHRNRIQMERARLNALNTEVANRQQRNQLKTDVQRAIADARAARETYAATQRSVEAAQGAFDNAEKRFQLGAINTLEYTTARNNLDRAEVDLIRAKYQYIFNLKTVDFYLGRPITLD is encoded by the coding sequence ATGTCACACAGAATTACCCTACTGTTAACCGGCCTGATGATGATCGCCACGCAGGCCGCTTTCGCTCAAAACGCCTGGCCTCTTGAAAAATGCATTCAATACGCGCAGCAAAACAACCTGAGCACGAAGCAGGCGCAGTACAGCATTCAGGACGCCCAATTGCTGAACAAACTCAACCAATTCAGCCGCCTGCCCAACCTTAGCGCGCAGACCAGCGCCGGTTATCAGTTTGGCCGCACCATCGACCCGACCACCAACACCTTCAACAACGAAGCCATTGGTTTCAATAGAATTTCCCTCGATGCCAACATGACTGTTTATGACGGCAACCGGATCACCAACTCCGTCAAGCAAAGTAAAATAGACCTGGAAGCTGCCCGCCTGGAAGCTCAGGCTACCTCCAATGACATTTCCCTCAACATTGCCGCCGCTTACCTGAGCATTTTGCTGGCCGAAGAGCAGCTGGGAAATGCCCGGAAGCGCCTTGAATTGTCGCAGGGGCAATTAGAACAAACCGACAAGCTCATCCGGGCCGGTTCCCTGCCGCCTAACGACCGGCTGGATTTTCTGGCGCAGATCGCCCTGGAGGAGCAAGCCATCGTAGAGTCTCAAAACCAGGTGGCGATCGGTTACCTCAACCTCAAGCAACTGATGGAGATCGACCCCAATGAAGAGATTAGCATTGTACGCCCGGAAACCATTGAGATTCCAGGAGATGCCGACCCCAGTGCCTATCGGGTCAATGAAGTATATACTGCTGCATTGCAAACCCAGCCGCAAATCCGGGCAGCTGACCTGCGGCTGGAAAGCGCCCAACTGGATGAAGACATTGCCCGCGCCGGCATGCTGCCCACCCTCGTGCTCTTCGCCAACCTCAACACCAACTATTCGAGTATTGCCCAAAAGCCTGTCTTTGGGCTCGTCCGTTCTACAGAAACCGTCTTTATTAATGATATGCCCGTTGATATTGAGTTCGAAAACGAGGTGCCGGTTAAATATGAGAATGTTTCCTATTCCGACCAGATCAACGAAAACTTTGGACAAGCGGTAGGCGCCAGCCTCAGCATCCCCATTTACAGCAACCACCGCAACCGCATACAGATGGAACGCGCCCGCCTCAATGCGTTGAACACCGAAGTGGCCAACCGGCAGCAACGCAACCAACTGAAAACAGATGTGCAGCGCGCCATCGCCGACGCCCGCGCCGCCCGCGAAACCTACGCCGCCACCCAGCGGTCCGTCGAAGCGGCCCAGGGGGCTTTCGACAATGCCGAGAAGCGCTTCCAGCTCGGGGCCATCAACACCCTGGAATACACCACCGCCCGCAACAACCTCGACCGGGCCGAGGTAGACCTCATCCGGGCTAAATACCAATATATTTTCAACCTGAAGACGGTGGATTTCTACCTGGGCAGGCCGATCACATTAGATTAA
- a CDS encoding DNA-3-methyladenine glycosylase gives MLQQPTRLARSFFTREDVLLVSRELLGKYLVTDFGAGRTAGRIVEVEAYRAPEDKASHAYGNRYTERTKVMYARGGHAYIYLCYGIHHLFNVVTGAEGMAHAVLIRALEPAAGTGLMLRRRRMSKIAPRLTAGPGVLSQAMGITRQHTGTDMLAPHSPIWIESREAPVSEEDIIAAPRIGVAYAEECAAWEWRFYLRGNAWVSK, from the coding sequence ATGCTCCAGCAACCAACAAGGCTGGCCCGTTCTTTTTTCACCCGCGAAGACGTCCTGCTGGTGAGCCGGGAGCTATTGGGGAAATACCTGGTGACGGATTTCGGAGCGGGGCGCACTGCAGGCCGCATCGTGGAAGTCGAAGCTTATCGGGCGCCGGAGGACAAAGCCTCCCACGCCTACGGCAACCGCTACACCGAACGCACCAAGGTGATGTACGCCCGGGGAGGCCATGCTTATATCTATCTTTGTTATGGCATCCACCACCTGTTCAATGTGGTAACCGGAGCGGAAGGCATGGCGCATGCGGTGCTGATACGGGCGCTGGAGCCGGCAGCAGGCACCGGCCTCATGCTCCGCCGCCGCCGGATGAGCAAAATAGCGCCCCGGCTCACTGCCGGCCCCGGAGTATTGTCTCAGGCGATGGGCATCACCCGGCAGCACACCGGGACGGATATGCTGGCCCCGCACAGCCCGATATGGATCGAAAGCCGGGAAGCGCCGGTATCAGAGGAGGACATCATCGCTGCCCCCCGCATCGGCGTGGCCTACGCCGAAGAATGTGCGGCCTGGGAATGGCGGTTTTACCTGCGGGGGAACGCTTGGGTGAGTAAGTGA
- a CDS encoding DUF5103 domain-containing protein yields MKKTHYFLLLLFFQPLLLPAQESFPNEDFIYMDYLRSVKFHTEGLFLSYPVIELGGAARLTLSFDDLDGDTKDYFYKVVHCDRDWQRSQLAELEYVEGYTEERLQNFQFSFKTLWPYTHYELTLPNQDTRFTKSGNYMLLIYDDTYERQLVLARRFVIVEPKVTVDPRILRASQVSKFRTHQEIDFVVNHEQFKIQNPMVEVRATVMQNGRWDNAITDIPPKFIRSNSLLFDYQDRIVFPGGKEFRFLDLRSFRLVSFNVHSVERTDEGFVVQLKFDEPRSGQSHTSFNDLNGNFVIETTDQNNDEVSAEYAEVVFYLKKPMPYYGKEVYLFGGLTDWAVLPEYRMEYDENLGAYVGRALLKQGYYDYAYATLPLPANDKPEAKPHPDITEVEGTWHETENQYTIFIYYRPFGGRYDQVIGSVSFTSNL; encoded by the coding sequence ATGAAGAAAACACACTATTTTCTGCTGCTGCTCTTTTTCCAGCCCCTGCTCCTGCCTGCTCAGGAAAGTTTTCCGAATGAAGATTTCATTTACATGGATTACCTCCGCTCCGTGAAATTCCATACGGAGGGATTATTCCTGTCGTACCCGGTCATTGAGCTGGGAGGGGCTGCCCGGCTGACGCTCTCCTTCGACGACCTGGACGGGGACACCAAAGACTATTTCTACAAGGTGGTCCATTGCGACCGCGACTGGCAGCGTTCTCAGCTGGCGGAGCTGGAATACGTCGAAGGGTATACGGAAGAGCGGCTCCAGAACTTTCAGTTTTCCTTCAAAACCCTCTGGCCTTATACCCATTATGAACTGACTCTGCCCAACCAGGACACCCGCTTTACAAAATCGGGCAATTATATGCTTCTTATCTACGACGACACCTACGAGCGCCAGTTGGTGCTGGCCCGCCGCTTTGTCATCGTGGAGCCAAAGGTGACGGTCGACCCCCGCATTTTGCGGGCCAGCCAGGTCTCCAAGTTCCGCACCCATCAGGAGATCGACTTCGTGGTGAACCACGAACAGTTCAAAATCCAGAATCCCATGGTGGAAGTGCGGGCCACGGTTATGCAAAACGGCAGATGGGACAATGCCATCACCGATATTCCGCCGAAATTCATCCGCAGCAATTCCCTGCTCTTTGACTATCAGGACCGGATCGTCTTCCCCGGCGGCAAGGAGTTCCGGTTCCTCGACCTGCGCAGTTTCCGGCTGGTTTCGTTTAATGTGCACTCCGTCGAACGGACGGACGAGGGCTTCGTCGTGCAGCTCAAATTCGACGAGCCGCGCTCCGGCCAGTCCCACACCTCCTTTAATGACCTGAACGGCAATTTCGTCATAGAAACGACGGACCAAAACAACGATGAGGTTTCGGCGGAATACGCGGAAGTGGTTTTCTACCTGAAAAAGCCCATGCCCTACTACGGCAAAGAAGTGTACCTCTTCGGCGGCCTGACCGACTGGGCGGTCCTGCCGGAGTACCGCATGGAATACGACGAAAACCTGGGGGCTTATGTGGGTCGGGCCTTGCTCAAACAGGGGTATTACGATTACGCCTACGCCACGCTGCCCCTGCCGGCCAATGACAAACCGGAGGCAAAACCGCATCCCGATATCACAGAAGTCGAAGGCACCTGGCACGAAACGGAAAACCAGTACACCATATTTATTTACTACCGCCCATTTGGCGGCCGCTACGACCAGGTGATCGGATCCGTTTCCTTTACTTCCAATTTGTAA
- a CDS encoding efflux RND transporter periplasmic adaptor subunit codes for MAKSNRNNTIIIVLLAVIVALVGFLIWRNKSKPKGEKVAIEKAEKRTITEKVSASGKVFPQTEVKISSDVSGEIVELLVEEGDSVVNGQLLARIDPDAYQSQVERGVAGVNTAKAQGANARSQIEQFKAQKQQIEAQLINAREIHERNVKLKQEGVIAEADFQQSLSNLKALEANLRAAEANIRAAEESARAAKFQVESSEATLKELRTSLRRTDIFAPMSGIVSRLNVEEGERVVGTIQMTGTEMMRIANLNAMEVRVEVSENDIPRVTFGDEVEIEVDAYLDRIFRGKVTQIANSSTSTGTTTALTSDQVTNFEVRINIEQESYQDLITASKPYPFRPGMSASVDIKTEKVADALSVPIQAVTTREKDADKKKAKARQVAEKPGEEEEPAKDLMEVVFIVRGDTVQMSEVKTGIQDDTYIQVTSGLQEGEEVVVAPYAAIARKLEQGSEVHVVKEEELYKKD; via the coding sequence ATGGCAAAATCGAATCGCAACAACACGATCATCATTGTTCTTCTGGCCGTCATCGTAGCCCTGGTGGGTTTCCTGATCTGGCGAAACAAGAGCAAACCCAAAGGCGAAAAAGTCGCCATCGAAAAGGCGGAAAAACGCACCATCACGGAAAAGGTGTCGGCCAGCGGCAAAGTGTTCCCACAAACGGAAGTCAAGATCAGTTCTGACGTATCCGGGGAAATCGTGGAACTGCTGGTGGAAGAAGGGGACTCCGTCGTCAACGGCCAACTGCTGGCCCGGATTGACCCCGACGCCTACCAGTCGCAGGTAGAGCGGGGAGTCGCCGGGGTGAACACCGCCAAGGCCCAGGGGGCCAACGCCCGTTCGCAGATCGAGCAGTTCAAGGCCCAGAAGCAACAAATCGAAGCGCAGCTGATCAACGCCCGGGAAATTCACGAGCGCAATGTGAAACTCAAACAGGAAGGCGTTATCGCCGAGGCGGACTTCCAGCAGTCGCTTTCTAACCTGAAGGCGCTGGAAGCCAACCTTAGAGCCGCCGAAGCCAACATCAGAGCCGCCGAGGAAAGCGCCCGCGCTGCCAAATTCCAGGTGGAAAGTTCGGAAGCCACCCTGAAAGAGCTGCGCACCAGCCTGCGGCGCACCGACATCTTTGCGCCCATGAGCGGCATCGTCTCCCGCCTCAATGTCGAGGAAGGGGAACGCGTGGTCGGCACCATTCAGATGACGGGCACCGAGATGATGCGCATCGCCAACCTCAACGCCATGGAAGTGCGGGTGGAGGTGAGCGAAAACGACATCCCCCGCGTCACCTTCGGGGATGAGGTTGAAATTGAAGTGGACGCCTACCTCGACCGCATCTTCCGCGGCAAGGTCACCCAAATTGCCAATTCGTCGACCAGCACCGGTACCACCACCGCGCTGACCAGCGACCAGGTCACCAACTTCGAAGTACGGATCAACATCGAACAGGAGTCTTACCAGGATCTGATCACTGCCAGCAAACCCTACCCCTTCCGGCCCGGCATGTCCGCTTCGGTGGACATTAAAACCGAAAAGGTGGCGGATGCCTTGTCTGTGCCCATCCAGGCGGTAACGACCCGCGAAAAGGATGCGGACAAGAAAAAAGCCAAGGCCCGGCAGGTGGCGGAAAAGCCAGGCGAAGAGGAAGAACCGGCAAAAGACCTGATGGAAGTGGTATTCATCGTCCGGGGCGACACCGTGCAGATGTCGGAGGTCAAGACCGGCATCCAGGATGACACTTACATTCAGGTTACGTCCGGATTGCAGGAGGGCGAGGAAGTGGTCGTGGCGCCGTATGCGGCCATTGCGCGGAAACTGGAGCAGGGCAGCGAGGTGCATGTGGTGAAGGAGGAGGAGTTGTATAAGAAAGATTAA
- a CDS encoding TIGR04282 family arsenosugar biosynthesis glycosyltransferase codes for MEDKALILFIRNPELGKVKTRLARGVGDEQALRIYEALLEHTRRQALVVDARRLLFYSESINRNDEWREPDFEKYLQEGEGLGERMSHSFEIALQQARSALIVGSDIAQLSARIMEDAFRQLQTHDFVIGPAVDGGYYLLGMKAATPTLFEGIEWSTPTVFVETVAIIDGMGKTYALAPELSDIDYAEDWERYGWGLE; via the coding sequence ATCGAAGACAAAGCACTGATCCTATTCATCCGCAACCCGGAACTGGGCAAGGTCAAGACCCGCCTGGCCCGGGGCGTGGGCGACGAACAAGCCCTGCGGATTTACGAGGCCCTGCTGGAGCATACGCGCCGGCAGGCCCTTGTTGTTGATGCCCGGCGGCTGTTGTTTTATTCCGAATCCATCAACCGGAACGACGAATGGAGGGAACCGGATTTTGAAAAATACCTCCAGGAGGGCGAAGGGTTGGGTGAGCGGATGAGTCATTCTTTTGAAATAGCCCTGCAGCAGGCGCGCTCTGCCCTGATCGTCGGCAGCGACATCGCCCAGCTTTCCGCCCGGATCATGGAAGATGCCTTCCGGCAACTGCAAACGCACGATTTCGTGATCGGCCCGGCGGTGGACGGGGGCTACTACCTGCTGGGCATGAAAGCGGCCACCCCTACCCTATTCGAAGGGATCGAATGGAGCACGCCCACTGTTTTTGTAGAAACCGTCGCCATCATTGATGGTATGGGGAAAACCTACGCCCTGGCGCCGGAGCTGTCGGATATTGATTATGCGGAGGACTGGGAGCGGTATGGGTGGGGGTTGGAGTAG